DNA from Clostridia bacterium:
CCACGTCCCCGTCCTGCGTCATGAGCTGCTTGAAGGTCTCCATATCCGAAACCTCCACAGTGCCTGCGGCGGCGGCCATCGGCGCGGTCAGGGCAGGCAGCAGCCCCAAGAGCAGGCAGAAAGACAGCAGCAGAGAAAACGCTCTTTTTCCTTTCATTTGCGACACAACCTTTCAAATTGATTCCAAGGTATCCGCAAGATACCCCCACTGCTTTAGGATCGAGGCGTGGAGAAAGCCGTCTATGAGGCGCGTCTTACGCAGTTTCTTGACGCCTTTTGTCTGCTCCGGAGATATCTGTTCGTCCGGAAACAGCACGATCCGGCTCTTTGGCAGCTTGCTGTATCGAAGCATAAACGCTGCCCCTCCGATTTTTCTACATATTGCAATTATACTCTATCCTATATGCGTTTTCAATGTACGGATAAGTTTATTCCTGTTGCGTTTCAAAATGATCTGTTTTTTATATCCCGCTGTCACATTTGTTTTGCGGTCCTGTGTTTACTTAACCGAAAGCTCTCCGCAGAGGATGAGCGGTCTATAATCATTGTCAAGCACGAATACCCTGACGGTATCCGCCCCCTCTGGCACATCAAACGAAAGCTCCGTCCGAGTCGCGGCAGAGAGCATCTTTACCATCCCGCCGATATAGCGTCCTTCCTCATATGCGGCGAAGACTGCGGTTGCGGGATCAGATGAAGTGACGCGCACGGCAGCCTTCCCTTGAGAATAAGATAGCCCCTCGATCTTTGCAGATACCACTGTCACATCACATGATGCGCTCTTCCCTCCGGCCGAAGCGGTTATCTTGGCGCTGCCCGAAGCAACGGCTGTAAGTCTGCCGCTTTCATCCACTTTGACGACGTCGGGGGCGCTGCTTTCCCACGAAACGGTCTTGTCCGAGGCGTCCTCGGGCGTAACCTCGGCTGTAAGTACTGCGGTCTCGCCTGAAATAAGCGTAAGCTCTTCTATGTCTATTGACACGCCCGTTACGGGCACCGACATTTCGGGCTCGTCCACGCTTATGAGCACAGGTCGAGCGGTGACGCCGCTGATCCCGGGATCAAGGTCCGTTCCCATCGTCCAAATGTCTCTGTCCCAGTTTACGAAGCTGTCCCAAGTTCCGAATTCCGCTTCTGAGATCGGACCTGTCTCATCGTCCACCTTTACACTGCCTGTACCGCCGCTTCGGTACAGGGCGGTAAGGTCGGCATTTATGGAATCTGTTTTAAGAAAACGACATCCCTTAACCGTACATCCGTCAACTACGCCCGAATTAAATGATGTGGAGCCTATCACGCCGCGGACATAATCCCCGCCTTCCACGACGCCGACGTTGTAGCAGTTCACTACGGATGCGGCGGCTCTGACGTATCCGCTTGAAAAAACGTATGATGACCCTGTCGCACGGTTGCGTCCCACTACACCGCCCACATATTTGCCGTATGGAAGTCCCGTGCGGTCAAGGCGGGCGACAACGCCGGTATTATAGCAGTCTGCCACCTCTGCTGTGCCATAGCTGTCGGCAGAGCTGTAACCCACAACACCGCCTATGTATTGACAGCTCGAGGATTTTGCGGCCACCTGTCCGGTATTTACGCACCGGGTAACTCTTGACGCTCCCTTGTAGGTATAGTTTTCTCCGACTACCCCGCCTGCCTTAGAGCTTGATACGGTCACACAGCCGGTATTCACGCACTCTGTCACTTCGGCAACCGCTCCCGAAGCATTTTGCGCATGGTTATATCCCACCACTCCGCCGACCTGATAAGCGCCGTCCACAGCGGCGTCGTTTCGGCAGTTGATCACCTTACCGGTCGCGTTCTTTCCGACAATACCGCCTACGTTGGCTTTGCCTCTGACAAAACCGCCGACGGTGACATTCCGAACCGTACTGCGTGCGGTGCATCCAAAGAGACCGACATTGTCATCCCAACCGCTTATATACAGTCCCGTGATACTGTGGCCCTTACCGTCGAACTGGCCGCGGAACGGACAATAATCCGACCCTTCATCTTTGCCTATCGGCGTCCATTGGTTGTCCTCGCTCCCGCCAAGGTCGATGTCCGCCGTAAGCTCATAGCATGCGGCGTTATAATCCTCGTTCCCTTCGTTAACAAGCTTAGAAAGGAGCGCAAGCTGCGCCGCGTCGGCTATCTGATACGGGTCGCTTTCAGTGCCCGAGCCTTTGGCAAATGATGAGGCAACGCTCCCGTCCCACACATCGGGCGCCGCAGCCGCACCCGGCGCGGCCATCGCCGCAAGCAGGCAGAACGCCAGCATAAGCGCCTTTATCCGATAAGAATGTTTCATATCGTTTCCTCCTTTTTGATCTGTATGTATTGTTCCGTATGTATTGTAATGAAGTCCGTCTGCCGATTTAATATCTGTTTTTAATTATACGATCACGCGGCGCGGCGTTCAACCAAAAAACGTCTCGCATTCAAAAAAACGTCGTTTAATAAAATACGTCTCTTTATAAAAATTCATAACAGATATACGCTGTGATATGATAGAATAAAAGAAACATAAAAAAGGGGATGAGCTAAATGTCTTTAGGCCGAACGAAGGTGGCCGTTATCGGATGTGGGAGCGTAGGCTCCACGCTTGCTTACAATATCGTTTCCAATCAGCTCTGCGGCGAGCTTCTTTTAATAGACATAAACAAGAAAAAAGTTTGGGCGGAGGCGACCGACCTTAAACATTCTCTTGGTTTTTCAAACAGCAAGGTATATATACACGACGGCGAGTATGACGACTGCTCCGACGCCGACATTATTGTTATAACGATAGGCGCGCCCTATAAGCTAGGCATGACGCGCCTCGATATGTACGAAAAGGCGCGCGCTGTTATAGACATGATAATACCGCCCGTTATGGCTTCGGGCTTTTCGGGTATTTTTGTCGTCGTTTCAAACCCCGTTGATCTTATGACGCAGTATATACAGAAGCGGTCGGGGCTTCCGTATGAAAAAGTTATAGGCACGGGCACGCTTCTTGACTCATCGCGCCTGAGGATGTATCTTGCCGACCTTTTAGACGTTGACCCCAGAAGCGTGAACGCGCTGTGCATGGGCGAGCACGGCGATTCGCAGATGATACCGTGGAGCCAGGCGACCGTGGGCGGAAAGCCCTTTCTCGATATCCTTGCCGACGATCCTAAGCGGTTCGGCCATGTTGACCTTGACAATATACAAAGCGAGATCGCGCATATCGCCTACGAAGTAGTCGCGGGCAAAGGGGCCACTTATTACGGCATCGCCTCTGTTACGGCGCAGGTCATCCGCGCGATACTTTTCGATGAGAACAAGGTGCTCCCCGTTTCGTGTATGCTTCGCGGAGAATACGGCGTGTCCGGCATATACGCCGGAGTTCCGGCAGTCGTCGCTTTGGAAGGAATAAAGGAACTTGTGACGTACCACCTTACGCCCG
Protein-coding regions in this window:
- a CDS encoding Ig domain-containing protein: MKHSYRIKALMLAFCLLAAMAAPGAAAAPDVWDGSVASSFAKGSGTESDPYQIADAAQLALLSKLVNEGNEDYNAACYELTADIDLGGSEDNQWTPIGKDEGSDYCPFRGQFDGKGHSITGLYISGWDDNVGLFGCTARSTVRNVTVGGFVRGKANVGGIVGKNATGKVINCRNDAAVDGAYQVGGVVGYNHAQNASGAVAEVTECVNTGCVTVSSSKAGGVVGENYTYKGASRVTRCVNTGQVAAKSSSCQYIGGVVGYSSADSYGTAEVADCYNTGVVARLDRTGLPYGKYVGGVVGRNRATGSSYVFSSGYVRAAASVVNCYNVGVVEGGDYVRGVIGSTSFNSGVVDGCTVKGCRFLKTDSINADLTALYRSGGTGSVKVDDETGPISEAEFGTWDSFVNWDRDIWTMGTDLDPGISGVTARPVLISVDEPEMSVPVTGVSIDIEELTLISGETAVLTAEVTPEDASDKTVSWESSAPDVVKVDESGRLTAVASGSAKITASAGGKSASCDVTVVSAKIEGLSYSQGKAAVRVTSSDPATAVFAAYEEGRYIGGMVKMLSAATRTELSFDVPEGADTVRVFVLDNDYRPLILCGELSVK
- a CDS encoding L-lactate dehydrogenase, which translates into the protein MSLGRTKVAVIGCGSVGSTLAYNIVSNQLCGELLLIDINKKKVWAEATDLKHSLGFSNSKVYIHDGEYDDCSDADIIVITIGAPYKLGMTRLDMYEKARAVIDMIIPPVMASGFSGIFVVVSNPVDLMTQYIQKRSGLPYEKVIGTGTLLDSSRLRMYLADLLDVDPRSVNALCMGEHGDSQMIPWSQATVGGKPFLDILADDPKRFGHVDLDNIQSEIAHIAYEVVAGKGATYYGIASVTAQVIRAILFDENKVLPVSCMLRGEYGVSGIYAGVPAVVALEGIKELVTYHLTPDEQKKFAASIEVLKGYGA